From Nitrobacter sp. NHB1, a single genomic window includes:
- a CDS encoding SixA phosphatase family protein, protein MRRLLLLRHAKAESTSPSGRDRDRPLAARGRQDAAELGAWLAGQRSLLPDLALISTAVRARETWDIVQQQISDKVPLSDGAPRELAAHLPDLYGAEPVQLLAIIRSLAAEDPERLMIVGHNPCLHELALGLIGRGDTTGRATLAHNLPTSGLVVIDFAVESWDRLAFGNGQLAQFVSPKLLKEA, encoded by the coding sequence ATGCGCCGCCTGTTGCTGCTTCGACACGCCAAAGCTGAGAGCACCTCACCCAGCGGCCGCGATCGGGACCGCCCGCTCGCCGCGCGCGGCCGTCAGGACGCCGCCGAACTCGGCGCCTGGCTTGCCGGACAACGATCCCTGCTGCCCGATCTGGCGTTGATCTCGACCGCGGTGCGGGCGCGCGAGACCTGGGATATCGTCCAGCAACAGATTTCAGACAAGGTGCCTCTTTCAGATGGGGCGCCTCGGGAGCTTGCCGCGCATCTGCCGGATCTTTACGGCGCCGAGCCGGTGCAGCTATTGGCGATCATTCGTTCCCTCGCAGCCGAGGATCCCGAACGTCTGATGATCGTCGGGCACAATCCCTGCCTGCACGAACTCGCGCTCGGCCTGATCGGCCGCGGCGACACAACGGGGCGGGCGACGCTGGCCCACAACCTGCCGACGTCGGGACTTGTGGTGATCGACTTTGCCGTCGAGAGCTGGGATCGCCTTGCATTTGGGAACGGACAGCTCGCGCAGTTCGTCAGCCCAAAACTGCTGAAGGAGGCCTGA
- a CDS encoding universal stress protein: protein MFKSILVPIDLSDTDLAKPAIATAVSLSQTSNGTIRLLNVLQMTPVMLAEYLPADFGVQQRQSSEEALAIVASEVGIEPARMSSVVRQGSIYHEILEEAQAIKADLIVMASHRPAMKTYFLGSNASHVVRYAKCSVLVVRH from the coding sequence ATGTTCAAATCCATTCTCGTGCCGATCGATCTGTCCGACACCGATCTCGCCAAACCCGCGATTGCAACCGCCGTATCGTTGTCGCAAACCTCGAACGGAACCATCAGGCTGCTGAACGTGCTGCAGATGACGCCGGTGATGCTCGCGGAATACTTGCCGGCGGATTTCGGCGTGCAGCAGCGCCAGTCGTCGGAGGAAGCGCTGGCGATCGTCGCAAGCGAGGTCGGGATCGAGCCGGCGCGCATGTCCAGCGTGGTGCGGCAGGGCAGCATCTATCACGAGATTCTGGAGGAAGCGCAGGCGATCAAAGCCGATCTGATCGTGATGGCCTCGCATCGCCCGGCGATGAAGACCTACTTTCTCGGCTCCAACGCCAGTCATGTGGTGCGCTACGCCAAGTGTTCGGTGCTGGTGGTGCGGCATTGA
- a CDS encoding UPF0104 family protein — protein MHRLLTALRRGFKERIGWKRLGVVASFVIIAFAITTLIHTLKGVDTGVILIALTEKSPHQIALAALCVVGAFCTLTFYDFFAVRTIGKDHIPYRVAALAAFTSYTIGHNVGATVFTGGAIRFRIYSDHGLNAIDVAKVCFISGLTFWLGNLFVLGLGMAWHPWAASAMDLLPPSINRLIAFGCLAGIAIYLAWIMTGRNRRELGQNGWKVVMPSAPLTFVQILIGVVDLGFCASAIYLLMPTTPAIDFVSVSVVFILATLLGFASHAPGSLGVFDAAMLVALPQFGKEELLATLLVYRVLYFVIPFAVAITIMGTRELWLNVVRPWQHRRLTNGNDSNHDSNNDSDSAPETIPPPPRAVKTRVSQN, from the coding sequence ATGCATCGGCTGCTGACCGCGCTCCGGCGCGGCTTCAAGGAACGGATCGGCTGGAAACGGCTGGGCGTTGTTGCGAGCTTCGTCATTATCGCTTTCGCGATCACGACTCTCATCCACACCCTCAAAGGCGTCGATACCGGCGTCATCCTGATCGCGTTGACCGAGAAGTCGCCGCACCAGATCGCCCTGGCCGCGCTTTGCGTGGTCGGCGCGTTCTGCACCCTGACCTTCTACGACTTCTTCGCGGTGCGGACGATCGGCAAGGATCACATCCCCTATCGCGTCGCCGCGCTGGCCGCCTTCACGAGCTACACCATCGGCCACAACGTCGGCGCCACCGTCTTCACCGGCGGCGCGATCCGTTTCCGTATCTATTCGGACCATGGACTCAACGCGATCGACGTCGCCAAGGTCTGCTTCATCTCCGGGCTGACGTTCTGGCTCGGCAACCTGTTCGTGCTCGGCCTCGGCATGGCCTGGCACCCGTGGGCCGCGAGCGCGATGGACCTGCTGCCGCCGTCCATCAATCGCCTGATCGCGTTTGGCTGCCTCGCGGGCATCGCGATCTATCTCGCCTGGATCATGACCGGCCGCAACCGTCGCGAACTCGGGCAGAACGGCTGGAAGGTCGTGATGCCGTCGGCGCCGCTGACCTTCGTGCAGATCCTGATCGGCGTCGTCGATCTGGGCTTCTGCGCTTCGGCGATATACCTGCTGATGCCCACGACGCCGGCGATCGACTTCGTCTCGGTGTCGGTGGTCTTTATTCTGGCCACCCTGCTCGGCTTTGCCAGCCATGCGCCGGGGAGCCTTGGCGTGTTCGACGCGGCGATGCTGGTGGCCTTGCCGCAGTTCGGCAAGGAGGAGTTGCTGGCGACGCTTTTGGTGTACCGCGTACTCTATTTCGTGATTCCCTTCGCCGTCGCCATCACCATCATGGGCACACGCGAACTCTGGCTCAACGTGGTGCGGCCCTGGCAGCACCGCCGTCTGACCAACGGCAACGACAGCAATCACGATAGCAACAACGATAGCGACAGTGCTCCAGAGACGATCCCGCCACCACCGCGCGCGGTCAAGACGCGGGTCTCGCAAAACTGA